Proteins from a genomic interval of Gossypium hirsutum isolate 1008001.06 chromosome A09, Gossypium_hirsutum_v2.1, whole genome shotgun sequence:
- the LOC107929140 gene encoding probable protein phosphatase 2C 35 isoform X1, whose translation MGCVHGKCCTRYPSSSDADSGRRREKRPYKCKHILTQRSLELVPVPSHNFTLQFSVLTQHGYYPETVERENQDSFCIKTQLQGNPNIHFFGVFDGHGQYGAECSNFVKDRLVERLANDTTLLDDPLKAYNSAFLATNSELHDSEIDDTMSGTTAITVLVVGDTLYVANVGDSRAVIAVKDGDRILAEDLSEDQTPFRKDEYERVKLCGARVLSVDQVEGLKDPNIQNWGDEYSQGGDPPRLWVPDGMYPGTAFTRSVGDSIAEKIGVIAVPEISVVRLTRNHLFFVVASDGVFEFLSSRTVVNMAAEYADPRDACAAIAGESYKLWLDNENRTDDITIIIVQIKGLSNSGASATDNEVDCRPMVMKSIKGSFDTSSVSEPEETYGSVRTDLSDTQQSCQHSVSMNRSAAIVVPSPMMHQRPSQLDVG comes from the exons aTGGGGTGTGTTCATGGAAAGTGTTGTACTAGATATCCATCATCATCTGATGCTGATTCAGGTCGCCGTAGAGAAAAGAGGCCTTACAAATGCAAACACATTCTTACACAAAGGTCATTGGAGTTAGTTCCTGTTCCATCTCACAACTTCACTTTGCAGTTCTCGGTCTTAACACAGCATGGTTATTATCCAGAAACGGTTGAGAGGGAAAACCAGGATAGTTTCTGTATTAAAACACAACTTCAAGGTAACCCGAATATTCATTTCTTTGGTGTCTTTGATGGACATGGTCAATATGGTGCTGAATGTTCAAACTTTGTTAAGGATAGACTTGTAGAAAGATTAGCTAATGACACCACATTGTTGGATGATCCTTTAAAAGCTTATAATTCAGCTTTTTTAGCTACAAATTCTGAGTTACATGATAGTGAGATTGATGATACCATGAGTGGTACCACAGCAATAACTGTGCTTGTTGTTGGGGATACACTTTATGTTGCTAATGTGGGTGATTCAAGAGCTGTGATTGCTGTTAAGGATGGGGATCGAATTTTGGCTGAGGATTTATCTGAGGATCAAACACCATTTAGGAAAGATGAGTATGAAAGGGTGAAGCTTTGTGGTGCTAGGGTCTTGAGCGTTGATCAAGTGGAAGGCCTTAAAGACCCCAATATTCAAAATTGGGGCGACGAATATAGCCAAGGTGGTGATCCTCCGAGGCTGTGGGTTCCTGATGGAATGTATCCTGGGACTGCATTTACGAGGAGTGTAGGCGATAGTATAGCGGAGAAGATTGGTGTGATTGCTGTTCCTGAGATCTCGGTTGTTCGGCTTACTCGTAATCATCTATTTTTTGTTGTTGCAAGTGATGGAGTTTTCGAGTTTCTCTCTAGCAGAACTGTTGTCAACATG GCAGCGGAATACGCAGATCCTAGGGATGCATGTGCTGCAATTGCTGGAGAATCCTACAAGCTTTGGTTGGATAATGAAAATCGGACCGATGATATTACAATCATCATTGTACAGATTAAAGGCTTGTCTAAT TCGGGTGCTAGTGCTACGGATAATGAAGTAGATTGCAGGCCAATGGTTATGAAGTCAATCAAGGGAAGTTTTGATACGAGCAGTGTCTCAGAGCCGGAAGAAACATATGGTTCAGTAAGAACTGATTTGTCTGATACACAACAGTCTTGTCAACATAGTGTTTCGATGAATCGTAGTGCTGCTATTGTTGTTCCATCACCAATGATGCATCAGAGACCTTCACAATTGGATGTGGGGTAA
- the LOC107929140 gene encoding probable protein phosphatase 2C 35 isoform X2, which yields MGCVHGKCCTRYPSSSDADSGRRREKRPYKCKHILTQRSLELVPVPSHNFTLQFSVLTQHGYYPETVERENQDSFCIKTQLQGNPNIHFFGVFDGHGQYGAECSNFVKDRLVERLANDTTLLDDPLKAYNSAFLATNSELHDSEIDDTMSGTTAITVLVVGDTLYVANVGDSRAVIAVKDGDRILAEDLSEDQTPFRKDEYERVKLCGARVLSVDQVEGLKDPNIQNWGDEYSQGGDPPRLWVPDGMYPGTAFTRSVGDSIAEKIGVIAVPEISVVRLTRNHLFFVVASDGVFEFLSSRTVVNMAAEYADPRDACAAIAGESYKLWLDNENRTDDITIIIVQIKGLSNVCPT from the exons aTGGGGTGTGTTCATGGAAAGTGTTGTACTAGATATCCATCATCATCTGATGCTGATTCAGGTCGCCGTAGAGAAAAGAGGCCTTACAAATGCAAACACATTCTTACACAAAGGTCATTGGAGTTAGTTCCTGTTCCATCTCACAACTTCACTTTGCAGTTCTCGGTCTTAACACAGCATGGTTATTATCCAGAAACGGTTGAGAGGGAAAACCAGGATAGTTTCTGTATTAAAACACAACTTCAAGGTAACCCGAATATTCATTTCTTTGGTGTCTTTGATGGACATGGTCAATATGGTGCTGAATGTTCAAACTTTGTTAAGGATAGACTTGTAGAAAGATTAGCTAATGACACCACATTGTTGGATGATCCTTTAAAAGCTTATAATTCAGCTTTTTTAGCTACAAATTCTGAGTTACATGATAGTGAGATTGATGATACCATGAGTGGTACCACAGCAATAACTGTGCTTGTTGTTGGGGATACACTTTATGTTGCTAATGTGGGTGATTCAAGAGCTGTGATTGCTGTTAAGGATGGGGATCGAATTTTGGCTGAGGATTTATCTGAGGATCAAACACCATTTAGGAAAGATGAGTATGAAAGGGTGAAGCTTTGTGGTGCTAGGGTCTTGAGCGTTGATCAAGTGGAAGGCCTTAAAGACCCCAATATTCAAAATTGGGGCGACGAATATAGCCAAGGTGGTGATCCTCCGAGGCTGTGGGTTCCTGATGGAATGTATCCTGGGACTGCATTTACGAGGAGTGTAGGCGATAGTATAGCGGAGAAGATTGGTGTGATTGCTGTTCCTGAGATCTCGGTTGTTCGGCTTACTCGTAATCATCTATTTTTTGTTGTTGCAAGTGATGGAGTTTTCGAGTTTCTCTCTAGCAGAACTGTTGTCAACATG GCAGCGGAATACGCAGATCCTAGGGATGCATGTGCTGCAATTGCTGGAGAATCCTACAAGCTTTGGTTGGATAATGAAAATCGGACCGATGATATTACAATCATCATTGTACAGATTAAAGGCTTGTCTAATGTATGCCCTACTTAA
- the LOC107929118 gene encoding LOW QUALITY PROTEIN: SAC3 family protein B-like (The sequence of the model RefSeq protein was modified relative to this genomic sequence to represent the inferred CDS: inserted 1 base in 1 codon), protein MSGFGKHSGPTTAPKSANPFQFQRPPPPSSSPPIRRSSYTPSSSPPIRPSSYTPSSTPPIRPSSYTPPSTTPIRPSRVNEAADRVWTPLSAFENFGPALRPYQYGGVQRPMESSPRWDDGKIPLEDYDAQSRFRPPVVTSFAASQNPETSFTAKARFQESKSTKSPPTVSIDDTVPRNSSQTILQRPSFNPHMPQNPVKLPANYPDFPAHQDRSMASPHLGSADYRKNFVNEVPDMQVPKQGRLPSQQFDDEFTQEHHKSVRNGSKRPSGSPPRLGTKSISPSSNFPIRPRSLPSARNDPPPTVRNIGPPVSKRTRSPLIYHDDFLQESSTPIEDDTERELQAKAKRLARFKTELSETVETKPPDIADQRLSTTRFQHNVEERKKHVGEQPMDSSGESLNDLVSFDFDGTEASRVIIGLCPDMCPESERAERERKGDLDQYERVDGDRNQTSESLAVKKYTRTAEREASLIRPMLVLQKTIDYLLNLLDQPYDDRFLGIYNFLWDRMRAIRMDLRMQHIFDQGAITMLEQMIRLHIIAMHELCEYTKGEGFSEGFDAHLNIEQMNKTSVELFQMYDDHRKKGINVPTEKEFRGYYALLKLDKHPGYKVEPAELSLDLAKMTPEIRQTPEVLFARNVARACRTGNFVAFFRLARKASYLQACLMHAHFAKLRTQAFASLHSSLQNNQGLPISHVAEWLGIEEEDIESILDYYGFSIKEFEEPYMVKDGSFLNAENDYPTKCSRLVHQKRSRTIALDVATPHEVTSLPIGASKESQPSKAYKQRANVSPSPKRKSSVSAADEELPDSKGVPSPKSSSQLHLVTETSKGLEQLPEGHLKSGASKPFNFSMDRSSPRSFPAKVVVMEKSNNVTVSSLPDGTNTYGMEQMPPLTFSQASQPERSPSGRFHLSVENPVPQSMAIIDNVKSSPMRSPSGKYTENALPQTMDLNDLKSQSERPSVKYDKALENSVPQGMEINDLGDKPLDDHQEIENQQIVANIQRKEVAEAKLKLILRLWSRRAAKQRELREQRQLAAEAALSSLPLGIPVRQNNDQWSTFDELDFDHVMSERCEKYERSWSRLNVSDVVSSILGQRNPDAKCLCWKIILCSPESSQGEQPRQNNQVGHLAAGPWLFSKIMPSTEDNNDDDLAITSPGMSIWKKWVPSLCCTDLTCCLSVVKDANCDNLDEVVSGANAVLFIVSQNIPWKLQKAKLYSLLNSVPPGACLPLLVLSGSYNVEDSDPSSVIVNELGLHEIDKSRVSCFLVVFLVGKWHFSNGFFSDEELREGLKWLADKSPLQPVLSSVKMRELVMSHLSPVLEELDKMGDYEVGPNHCISVFNEALDWSFGEITAAIKANPTNWPCPEAMLLKDFSDEFLAAKLFLPSVGWSSPAKLXPLEHALKDCRLARFPDDISLLQRGSMMGKDIDNHRLLLENCLVEYLTQSTKMMGIPLATKETSVMIQRNTRLELRNLSYYLVPNWITIFRRIFNWRLSSLSTGACSFSYVLQTHHVPPLGDLLKLPLEVDTSPNCLSHPSLDEILEVGCSPLESRRINFDPQPSQDKEDHTSQKNGLAITGDVACTTSKPDSSYSKMVVAGTETDRLSQLLEKCNIVQNSIGEKLSIYF, encoded by the exons ATGTCAGGTTTTGGGAAGCATTCAGGTCCAACAACTGCTCCAAAATCTGCAAATCCTTTTCAGTTTCAACGCCCTCCTCCTCCTTCATCCTCTCCTCCAATCAGGCGCTCGAG TTATACTCCTTCATCTAGTCCTCCAATCAGGCCCTCCAG TTATACTCCTTCATCCACTCCTCCAATCAGACCCTCGAG TTACACTCCTCCATCTACTACTCCAATCAGACCCTCAAG GGTAAATGAAGCTGCAGATAGAGTTTGGACACCACTGTCGGCTTTTGAGAATTTCGGTCCTGCTTTGAGACCTTATCAGTATGGTGGGGTCCAAAG GCCTATGGAATCTTCTCCTAGATGGGATGATGGCAAAATTCCCTTAGAAGATTATGATGCCCAAAGTCGTTTCAGACCTCCTGTGGTCACATCATTTGCTGCTTCACAAAATCCTGAAACTAGTTTTACTGCTAAGGCTAGATTTCAAGAGTCAAAGAGTACTAAATCACCACCGACAGTGTCTATAGATGACACTGTACCAAGAAATTCGAGCCAAACGATCCTTCAAAG ACCTTCTTTTAATCCCCATATGCCACAGAATCCTGTCAAGTTGCCAGCCAACTATCCCGATTTCCCAGCTCATCAGGACCGGTCCATGGCCTCACCGCATTTAGGTTCTGCTGATTACAGGAAAAACTTTGTAAATGAAGTACCTGATATGCAAGTTCCCAAACAAGGGAGGTTGCCATCTCAGCAGTTTGATGACGAATTTACCCAGGAGCATCATAAGTCTGTTCGCAATGGTTCTAAGAG GCCATCTGGATCTCCTCCGAGGTTAGGTACCAAGTCAATCTCTCCTAGCTCTAATTTTCCAATTCGTCCAAGATCCTTGCCTTCTGCGCGCAATGATCCTCCTCCCACAGTGAGAAACATTGGGCCTCCTGTTTCTAAAAGAACGAGATCGCCTTTAATTTACCATGATGACTTTCTTCAGGAAAGCTCCACTCCTATTGAAGATGATACTGAGCG AGAATTGCAAGCTAAAGCAAAGCGATTAGCGCGTTTCAAAACTGAATTGAGTGAAACTGTTGAGACGAAACCTCCAGATATTGCAGATCAAAGATTGTCTACGACTAGATTTCAGCACAATGTGGAAGAGAGGAAGAAGCATGTTGGGGAACAGCCTATGGATTCATCTGGGGAGTCCTTGAATGACCTTGTTTCATTCGATTTTGATGGCACAGAAGCATCCAGAGTCATCATTGGGTTATGTCCAGATATGTGTCCGG AATCGGAAAGGgcagaaagagaaagaaaaggtgATCTTGACCAGTATGAACGTGTGGATGGTGATAGAAATCAAACAAGTGAATCCCTCGCTGTTAAGAAG TATACTCGGACAGCTGAGAGAGAAGCAAGTTTGATACGGCCAATGCTAGTCCTGCAGAAGACAATAGATTATCTACTCAATTTGCTGGATCAGCCATATGATGACAGGTTTCTTGGAATATATAACTTTCTATGGGATAGGATGAGAGCAATTCGAATGGACCTGAGGATGCAGCACATCTTTGACCAAGGGGCAATCACTATGCTAGAGCAAATG ATAAGGCTTCACATAATTGCCATGCATGAATTATGTGAATACACCAAAGGCGAGGGCTTCTCTGAGGGATTTGATGCACATCTAAATATCGAGCAGATGAACAAAACATCAGTTGAGCTATTCCAAATGTATGATGATCACAGGAAGAAAGGAATTAATGTTCCAACAGAAAAGGAGTTCAGAGGTTATTATGCACTTCTCAAACTTGACAAGCATCCGGGGTATAAA GTTGAACCTGCAGAGCTGTCACTGGACCTCGCTAAGATGACTCCAGAGATAAGACAAACTCCAGAAGTGCTATTTGCTCGTAATGTAGCTAG GGCTTGCAGAACGGGTAATTTTGTTGCCTTCTTTAGACTAGCGAGGAAGGCAAGCTACCTTCAAGCATGCTTGATGCATGCCCATTTTGCAAAG TTACGAACCCAGGCTTTTGCTTCTCTACACTCTAGTCTTCAGAACAACCAAGGCCTCCCTATTTCCCATGTTGCCGAATGGCTTGGGATTGAG gaaGAGGACATCGAAAGCATTTTAGACTACTATGGCTTTTCAATAAAGGAATTTGAAGAGCCATATATGGTGAAGGACGGTTCATTTCTTAATGCTGAAAATGACTATCCTACCAAGTGTTCAAGACTTGTTCATCAAAAAAGATCTAGAACAATAGCCTTGGATGTTGCAACTCCTCACGAAGTGACTTCCTTGCCCATAGGAGCATCGAAGGAGAGTCAACCAAGTAAAGCTTATAAACAAAGGGCAAATGTCTCACCTTCTCCTAAAAGGAAGAGTTCTGTTTCAGCAGCTGATGAAGAATTGCCTGATTCTAAAGGTGTTCCTTCTCCAAAGTCTAGTTCGCAACTGCATTTGGTGACTGAGACATCAAAAGGGTTAGAACAGCTCCCAGAAGGTCATCTCAAGTCTGGTGCCTCCAAACCGTTTAATTTCTCTATGGATCGTAGTTCCCCTCGGTCATTTCCAGCGAAAGTTGTGGTCATGGAGAAATCAAACAATGTCACTGTTTCCTCATTGCCTGACGGAACAAATACTTATGGCATGGAACAAATGCCACCACTAACTTTTTCACAAGCATCTCAGCCTGAGAGATCACCTAGTGGTAGATTTCATCTCTCTGTGGAAAACCCCGTACCTCAAAGTATGGCTATTATTGACAATGTAAAGTCCTCACCAATGAGATCACCTAGTGGTAAATATACAGAGAACGCATTGCCTCAAACGATGGATCTTAATGACTTAAAATCTCAGTCAGAGAGGCCAAGTGTTAAATATGATAAAGCTTTGGAAAATTCAGTGCCTCAAGGGATGGAAATTAATGATTTAGGAGATAAACCTCTGGATGATCATCAAGAAATTGAGAATCAGCAAATAGTTGCAAATATTCAGCGCAAGGAAGTTGCTGAAGCAAAACTCAAGTTGATCCTGAG GTTGTGGAGCCGACGTGCTGCAAAGCAAAGGGAATTACGGGAACAAAGACAGTTAGCAGCTGAAGCTGCACTAAGTTCATTACCACTGGGAATACCAGTTCGGCAGAACAACGAT CAATGGAGCACATTTGATGAGCTTGATTTTGATCATGTAATGAGTGAGAGATGCGAAAAATATGAAAGGTCATGGTCGAGGCTGAATGTTTCTGATGTAGTGTCAAGTATTTTGGGTCAAAGAAACCCGGATGCTAAATGCCTATGctggaaaattattttatgttctCCGGAGAGCAGTCAAGGAGAGCAACCAAGGCAGAATAACCAGGTTGGCCATTTGGCAGCAGGCCCATGGTTGTTCTCTAAGATCATGCCTTCCACAGAAGATAATAACGATGATGATTTAGCAATCACGTCTCCTGGTATGTCTATATGGAAGAAATGGGTTCCTAGCTTATGTTGTACCGATCTAACTTGCTGCTTGTCTGTTGTGAAAGATGCAAATTGCGATAATCTGGATGAGGTCGTATCTGGAGCAAACGCGGTATTATTTATTGTATCTCAGAACATTCCATGGAAGCTCCAAAAGGCCAAACTTTATAGTCTTTTGAATTCAGTTCCTCCTGGTGCATGCTTACCGCTTCTGGTCTTAAGTGGTTCTTATAACGTAGAAGATTCAGATCCTTCCTCGGTTATAGTTAATGAATTGGGGCTGCATGAAATTGACAAATCACGGGTAAGCTGCTTTTTGGTGGTTTTCCTTGTTGGTAAGTGGCATTTTTCAAATGGGTTTTTCAGTGATGAAGAGTTAAGAGAAGGACTGAAGTGGTTGGCCGATAAATCACCTCTACAACCTGTTCTTAGCAGTGTGAAGATGCGCGAACTTGTCATGTCTCACCTGAGTCCAGTGTTGGAGGAACTTGATAAAATGGGTGATTATGAAGTAGGTCCGAATCACTGCATTTCAGTCTTCAATGAAGCATTGGATTGGTCATTTGGAGAAATTACTGCTGCTATTAAAGCAAATCCTACCAATTGGCCTTGTCCAGAGGCTATGCTGCTAAAAGACTTTAGTGACGAATTTTTAGCTGCGAAGTTGTTCCTGCCAAGTGTGGGGTGGAGCTCGCCAGCAAAAC CACCACTCGAACACGCATTGAAAGATTGTCGACTTGCCCGTTTTCCCGATGATATCTCATTGCTACAAAGGGGTTCAATGATGGGAAAAGATATTGATAACCACAGATTACTACTTGAAAATTGTTTGGTAGAATACCTAACACAATCAACAAAGATGATGGGAATTCCACTAGCTACAAAAGAGACATCCGTGATGATACAAAGAAACACACGGCTCGAACTCCGCAACTTGAGTTATTATCTTGTGCCAAACTGGATCACGATCTTCCGACGGATTTTCAACTGGCGACTTTCGAGTTTATCAACCGGGGCCTGTTCCTTTTCATATGTATTGCAGACTCATCATGTGCCTCCATTGGGAGATCTACTTAAGTTACCACTTGAAGTCGACACTTCACCGAATTGCTTGAGTCATCCATCTTTAGATGAAATACTTGAAGTTGGTTGTAGTCCCCTCGAATCTCGGAGGATCAACTTCGATCCCCAACCTTCTCAGGATAAAGAAGACCATACTTCACAGAAAAATGGATTGGCCATTACAGGTGATGTTGCTTGTACTACAAGTAAACCAGATAGCAGTTATAGTAAAATGGTGGTGGCTGGAACTGAAACTGATAGATTAAGCCAATTGTTGGAGAAATGTAACATAGTACAGAATAGTATAGGTGAGAAGCTTTCAATTTACTTCTGA
- the LOC107928996 gene encoding peptide methionine sulfoxide reductase B5 codes for MGSSSGSVHKTEEEWRAILSPEQFRILRQKGTELRGTGEYDKFFQEGVYNCAGCGTPLYKSTTKFNSGCGWPAFYEGFPGAINRTPDPDGRRTEITCAACGGHLGHVFKGEGFSVPTDERHCVNSVSIKFVTADATPSL; via the exons ATGGGTTCATCATCGGGTTCCGTTCATAAAACAGAGGAAGAATGGCGGGCGATTCTTTCCCCAGAACAGTTTCGGATCCTACGTCAAAAAGGAACCGA GTTACGAGGAACCGGAGAGTACGACAAATTTTTCCAGGAAGGTGTTTACAATTGTGCCGGTTGTGGTACACCACTTTACAAGTCCACAACCAAATTTAACTCCGGCTGCGGTTGGCCTGCATTCTACGAGGGTTTCCCTGGAGCCATAAACCGAACC CCTGATCCTGATGGAAGAAGAACCGAGATTACTTGTGCAGCTTGTGGGGGACACTTGGGTCATGTTTTTAAAGGGGAAGGATTCTCGGTGCCGACTGATGAACGCCACTGTGTCAACAGCGTTTCAATCAAGTTTGTCACAGCCGATGCAACTCCTTCACTATGA